CCATAGGATGCCCTCTTTTCGGAAGTATTACAGGATAGACTATGCTTATCATTTAAACACTTCATCCCAAAAGATAGCAAGTTCTTCGCTTTTACTCAATTACTTTTACTCGCCCATGCATGAGATCAAAGCTTTTAAAACGATAACCGATGCAGACAAATGGAACGTTCGCCGCAGCAGATAACAGATAGGCATGCTACAGATACAACTGTACCACTAACCGTTTCAAGGGCACTCATGATCTGTATCTCCATGTTGACAAGCGATTGCAATTCTTTACCCTGAGGCTTTTGTTCTGCTGAACCGTTATGTCTATCAGAATTTCCGGGAGGATATCAAGCTGGAATTGCTCGCAGAACGTTTCTATTTGAGCTCCCCATATCAGCTCTTCTATATATCAGGAGCCTATGAATAATTATTGAGGTTGAAAATCTGAGAACCCTGAGATTAGTACCCTCAACCCCTTGCTGACGTTATCGACCTTCCATACACCATTCGTAAATACGAGAGTGATCATACGATCCTCAGCATATTGATCTTCTCCTGTTAGTCCATTTGCCAATATAACCGATTGCGAAAGCGTGGCTGAAGTCTTGCTAATGTATACTGGTGACGAGGCAGGCCCTTCATAGGTACTAGCTGTATTCAAGCCTTTATTTTGAACGATAGACTTAATTAATTTATCCGTAAAGTACGGTTTGAAGTAGGAACTAATATTTTTAATTGAAGTGACATCGACTGCTTGATTTAATTTATCGGAAAGTAGTTTTAACTGTGAATCCATAATTTTCTGCTGGTCAGAGATTTGAATAGATGGTTGCTCCATGTTGACAACGAGTCCCTTACCGCCCAATGTCATTGTCGCCTGCTTAGATTGTTGGTTCCATAAGACATTCGCACCTAACGATTGACCGACAAAGCGTAGCGGAACATAGGTTGTTCCTTTAATGACCTGCGTGGCAGTATCCAAATCAATATATTCCCGGCGCGGGATATCTGGGTTATCTGTAGTCGGCGGTGATTCAATAATTGCACGTTTGAAATTTGCGGCAAGCCAGATGGTCGAATCGCCATTTTTAATCTTTACTTCTTTCTCCGCTTGAAACCATTCCACACTCGCGCCTAAATTTTCTGAAACAGCTCGTATCGGAATGAGAACTCGACCGTTGTTAATTTGGCCGTTGTTTATAATCGTAGGTTTGTATGTATCCGCCGCAAAGCTAGGCACCGTTATTACTGGAAGCACAAGTAAAGATGAGGCAAATAAGGAAATCGTCAATTTTTTCATCATAATAAAACCTCCCATAATAGATTCTTCTTAATATTAGACGTTTTTCTCCCTTATTCTGTTTAATTTATTTTAATACCCAAATTCTTATAGGATAATCCAATATTATTAGACTGTCGAGTCGGCGTTCGAGAATAACTCCGCGGTATCCTTGATATACTTCTCCAGGTTATGGAGGACGAAATCTATTCGATGATAAAATTAGAATAACAAAAAAAAGCTGATCTTCAACAAGATCAACCTTTAGTTTTATATCGTATCCGTTTTTTCGAATCAATCTGCATAAGCCATCGGCATCTCAGAAGTGACATTTGCTTGCAATGAGTTGATGTATTAAGCCTATATTTACACTCCAACTTCTCCGATCATTTGCTGTTCGATTTTTTTCATCTCATAAAAATAGCCTTTTTGCCCCATCAGCTCCGAATAGGAACCCGTTTCGACTACCTTGCCTTGGTCCATGACCACAATCTGGTCCATTTCTTCCAATCCGGTAAGCCGATGACAAATCAGTAGAAGCGTATCATTAGCCGCCTGTGCGTAAAGATGCTTCAAAACGTGATGCTCTGTCACATAATCGAGCGATGAAGTTGGTTCGTCCAGAAGCCATAACCGTCCTTTGCGGAGCATCGCTCGCGCCAGAGCCAACCGCTGCTTCTCGCCGTCTGACAGATTCTCCCCTTTTTCATACACCATATCGGACAACGATGTATCGGGCAGCTGCATTTTAGTCAGCACATCCGACAATTGTTCGTCAGTATGTTCTTCTCCATTCAGCAGCAGATTGTCCCGGATCGTTCCTCGGAAGAAATGGCTTTGCTGAAACACCACATTAGCCGATTGCCAAATGCTCGTCTCATCCAGTTCCTTCACCGAAATGTCGTTTAGTCGTATATCGCCAGCCGTTGGTGTCCGCAGCTTGAGCAGCAATTCGATAATCGTTGATTTTCCGGACCCACTCGGCCCGACAATCGCCGTTTTGGAACCAGATAAAATGTGCAGGGACATATCCCTGAGGGCCGGTCTCCACTCCCCTTCATATTGAAACGTAACATCGGATAGTTCTATCGTAACAGCATGATCAACAGACAATGCGCCGACTGGCTGCGAAGACTGTTCATCTATGTTCTGTACCGTTTCCGTCAGTCGTTTGGCTGCGTGCTCGCTATCCTCTTTATACGCGGGTAATGTGGCCATAGCCGTCGCTTCTTCGAATACGGTTTGTGAGGCCATGACTAACATGGCAAGAAATACGCCGGCAAGCGCCCCTTCCATAATTAAATAAGCGCCAAGCGTCAGCACCCCCCAGGAAATGAGAAATGTAACAAAAGTGTGCATTGATTGCCCGCGCAGCAAGTGCCCGGCTGCTCGTTGCTGCTCAGCTGCCAATACAGCGGAAGCATGCTGAAGCTGCTCCTCCCGCTGTGCCAATTGCCCGTAAACTTTCAAATCCCGGAAACCGTACAACACTTCGGTGACTTCCGTGGACAGCTGCGCCCTCTGCTCACGAACGCGTCCATGTATTCTCCGCTGCCCGAGCAAAACAATTCCCGGTACAACGAATGCTGTTATCAGCATACCTACCACAAACAGAACGGCAATCCAGATCGAAAAGGCAGAAGTAAACAACACCGTAGCCAAAAACACCATGACGACCATGATCGGGGGATAAGCAACTCGCAAAAAATAATTTTGCAAACTTTCCACATCCCCAACGATCCGCGCAAGCAGATCCCCGCTTCGATTTTTGTTCAATATACCAGGCGTTAAAGGAATAAGCTTGGCAAAAAAGGATGTACGTAAACGGCTCAGCATAGAGAACGTCGCCCTGTGAGAATACAAACGTTCTCCATAACGACTCACCGCCCGAAGCAGACCAAGCAGTTTGACCATAGAGGTGAGTACAATTAACGTATATAGCGGTGGCGCAAATACCGTTTGCGAAATTAGATACCCGCTCGCAGAAAAAAGTGCCACACCCGCTATGCCGGCGATAAATCCACCCAAAATGGAGAGGATGATATCCTTGCGCTCCTGAATCATCGCTTTTGACAGAACAGCCAGCTCATTCAAGATGATACCCCCCCTTTCCGCTCTACATCAACCATCTCGGCATACTGAGGCAGGCGCTCCAGAAGCTCGTCATGTCGTCCGGAGTCCACCAACACTCCATTCTCCATATATAAAATCTTATCGGCTTGTTGAATCGTATATAATCGGTGAGCCACCGTTATCATCGTAGCCTTTTTTGCCAGTTTGGCAATGGAGCGTTGCAGTACCCGCTCGGTGTGCAAATCCAGTCCAACTGTGGGTTCATCAAACAAAATGATGGCAGGACGCTTCAAAAAAGCGCGTGCCAAGGCCAGCCGTTGCTTTTCCCCACCAGACAGTCCCCTGCCTCCTTCACCAACAAAGGTATCAAATCCATGCTCCAATTGAGCTGTAAGTGCAGTGAGTCCGGCTTCCTCCCCCGCCCGTTCAATTTCTGTCCTGGTGACACTCCCACGAGCACCAATCGCAATATTTTCAGAAAATGTGCCTGCAAAAATATACGGATGCTGTGTAATGTAGCTAACATGTTCGAACCATGCAGTCTCAGCGTATTGCGAGAGTGGGCTTTCATTCACCAGAACCGTTCCCGATGCTGGTTTCAGCAAACCTGCAATGAGATGGAGTAAAGTCGTTTTGCCGGAACCACTTTTGCCTACAATTGCAATGTGTTCTCCCGGATTAAACTGGATCCGACCCGTCTTAAGCTCGAATAAATCTGGAGCATACTGAAACCGAAGATGGTCAATTACGATGGATGGCGGCAATGAAAGCTCTCCGGAATAGGTATGTTCCAATTTGCTTATCCTGTCGACTCTATCCATATTGTCGATCTCGTCGATTCCATCGGATGTTAATGCTCCTTCATTGCCATTTGCGTCCTTGCTCTCCCCTGCCGTTTCCTCAAGCATCTGTTCCACCTTACGAACCGCCCCCATACTTGTGCGGCCACTGTGAAAGGCCGTTCCCGTATTCTTTAACAGGTTGTAAAACTCGGGAACGAGCAACAAAACGAGAAATGCGGTATGGAATGTCATAGATTTGAAAACGAGCAACTGGATGGCCAATTCGAGAGCGACGATGCCAATGCTTAGCATCACGATCGATTCCAGCATGAAGGTATTCGTAAACGCAATCTTCAAAATGCCCATCGTGGCATCACGGTAACTCAGGCTACTACGTTCAATCTTCTCTTGCTGACGGTGAGCCCGTCCAAATATTTTCAAAGTCACCAGCCCTTGAAGAGAATCCAGAAACGTACCTGAAAACTCGGCCAGTTGCGCATATTTTTCTTCGGATTTGTTCTTCGTTTTCAGCCCTACCAAAATCATGAACAGTGGGATGAAAGGAGCTGTAAACAATAGAATGAAACCTGTGTTGGCATGTTGGGTAAATGTAACGACCAAAATCAGAATTGGGATGATAGCAGCTTCCATCATACGCGGCATATACTGACTGAAATAACTATCAGCCTCATCCACAGCATCCAGAGCAATACTGACCTTCCCCCCTGTCTGTCCACGAAGGGTTGAAGGCATGGAAGCATGGGTCAATTTTTGCAGCACGGCTGCGCGCATATTTGTCTTGGCAGTGGCAGCCATATGCAAGCCAACTTTACCGTTTCCATACGATAACAGTGTGCGTACAGCCATAACAGCCAAAAGAATGCCGAGCAATATGATAACCGATGAAAATGAAGCTCTCTCCACAAAAACTCGTTGGACTGCTTCAGCAAGCAGCCCAGCCTGACTCACAATAGCTGTACCAAGCGCGAGCGAAATGAGCGCGAGGAGGGCCATATTTTTCCTTTGTGAAGACATTTGCTGAGAAATCAGACTGGATCTCCTATTCACAGATCACACCTCCTTTATCTATAGGCTTGTAGAGAAACCTCAAACATGGCGTAATGGATCAATCAGATTATTTTTTCCCTTTTACATAATCCGCATCAAACAGGAAGAGTTTGAAGACCAGAATAAGGGATGGGATCAACAGGCATAGACCGCCGATAAACACAACAACTAACGCTAAGCCCATTGCTGGTGAAGTTGCACTGCTCTGAATCGTGATATACGGATCAAGAATATAAGGGTATTGCCCAATCCCATAAGCGAAAAAGGCAGTGAAAAACTGTAACATGATGCATATGAAAGCTAATCCGTAACGGCGTCCGTTATATAACAGCCACATCGCGATCATGAAGAAAGCAACGGAAAGTGCCAGCAACCACCATAAATCCATCATATTTTGAAAATGTCGCTCATTGTGCTGACCCAAATAGATAAATGCTGTCAGTGCGAGAATTATCGTCGGTGTGCTCCAAAACAGGGCATAGTTCCGCATCAGCTTCAACGCGGAATGATCCTCTGCCCGAGAAGCATAAAATGTCAGAAATGAGCCGCTAATGAACAAAACGGACACGATTGCCAGTCCAACGATGCTCCACGATAACGGATTGGTAAACAGCGCCCAGTAATCCAGAGAAACCGTCTCACCCTGCTTCAAGATAAAGCCGCCTTCAGACAAAGTTAGCGCCACTGACAACGAAGCTGGAATAAGCAAACCTGTAGCTCCGTACAAAAAAAGATATACTATGTTTTTCTTGGAACCGTAATTTTCAAAAGCATAGAACGAACCGCGAATCGCAAGAAGAACAACTGCAATGCTTCCCGGAACAAGTAGCGCGGAGCCATAATAATAGGCTGTGTCTGGAAAAAATCCGACGATGCCAATGTAGAAAAAGATAAAAAATACATTTGTGATCTCCCAAACGGGTGATAAATAACGGGAAATCAGACGATTAATCAAATGATCCTGCTTCGTCAAACGTGCATAAAAAGCGAAGAATCCCGCTCCGAAATCAATGGAAGCTATAATTAAATAGCCGTACAAGAACAGCCAGAGCACCGAGATGCCAATCAATTCGTAACTCATCACTCAGTGCCCCCCTTTTCCGTAGATTGATTAGGATGATCCTTCATCCATTTCTCCATCTCAACTTCTGCCGGATTATTGTTGAACAAGCGTCTTAGCACGATTACACACATACTGCCGAGTACGATGTACAAGAGCAATAAGGCGAAGAATATAATTCTTACATTCGGTGAAGTCGTGGCAGCCTCCTCAACACGCATATACCCACGGATAATCCACGGCTGTCGCCCAACTTCTGCATAAAACCACCCCAGCTCTACAGCTAGAAAAGCTAGAGGTGCGATCAGTGCGATGATGCTAAGCATCCACTTGTTAAGCGCATTGCGCTTTTTCCAAAACACAAACAGGAAATATAGTGCCGAAATCGCGAGCAGAGCAAATCCGATTCCGGCCATTAAATCAAACAGGTAATGAACGAGAAGCGGTGGCCATTCATCCTTGGGGAATTCCTCCAGCCCCGTTACCTCTGCATTAAAGTCTCCAAAGGCCAGAAAACTGAGCACTTTTGGCAGATGAAGAGCCCCTAGAACTTCATGCTCTGCATTCAACCATCCCATTAGAACTAAATCCACTCCGCTTCCCGTCTCAAAATGCCACTCTGCCGCTGCAAGCTTCTCCGGCTGATGCTCGGCCAAAAACTTGGCGGACACATCTCCTGCTAACGTGTTCAGCAAGCTGAACAGCAAAACAACTGCCATCATGAGATTTAAGGATTTTTTGTGGTATGCGGATACCCCTTTTCTCAGCATCGCAAAGGCTGCAATACCGGCTAACAAGGCAGCTCCTGTCAAATAAGCCGAGCTTAATACATGGAACACCTTGGAGAATGTCGCCGTATTCAGCATCGCTTGCACCGGGTCAATCGCTGTGAATTGGCCTGCTTCCATGACAAATCCTCCAGGCTGGTTCATGAATCCGTTCACCGTCGTAATAAAAACGGCAGACATGCCTGCCCCGAAGACAATCGGAATCGTCAGCAGCCAATGAATATACGGATTTT
This window of the Paenibacillus sp. FSL R10-2734 genome carries:
- a CDS encoding copper amine oxidase N-terminal domain-containing protein, coding for MMKKLTISLFASSLLVLPVITVPSFAADTYKPTIINNGQINNGRVLIPIRAVSENLGASVEWFQAEKEVKIKNGDSTIWLAANFKRAIIESPPTTDNPDIPRREYIDLDTATQVIKGTTYVPLRFVGQSLGANVLWNQQSKQATMTLGGKGLVVNMEQPSIQISDQQKIMDSQLKLLSDKLNQAVDVTSIKNISSYFKPYFTDKLIKSIVQNKGLNTASTYEGPASSPVYISKTSATLSQSVILANGLTGEDQYAEDRMITLVFTNGVWKVDNVSKGLRVLISGFSDFQPQ
- the cydC gene encoding thiol reductant ABC exporter subunit CydC, whose translation is MNELAVLSKAMIQERKDIILSILGGFIAGIAGVALFSASGYLISQTVFAPPLYTLIVLTSMVKLLGLLRAVSRYGERLYSHRATFSMLSRLRTSFFAKLIPLTPGILNKNRSGDLLARIVGDVESLQNYFLRVAYPPIMVVMVFLATVLFTSAFSIWIAVLFVVGMLITAFVVPGIVLLGQRRIHGRVREQRAQLSTEVTEVLYGFRDLKVYGQLAQREEQLQHASAVLAAEQQRAAGHLLRGQSMHTFVTFLISWGVLTLGAYLIMEGALAGVFLAMLVMASQTVFEEATAMATLPAYKEDSEHAAKRLTETVQNIDEQSSQPVGALSVDHAVTIELSDVTFQYEGEWRPALRDMSLHILSGSKTAIVGPSGSGKSTIIELLLKLRTPTAGDIRLNDISVKELDETSIWQSANVVFQQSHFFRGTIRDNLLLNGEEHTDEQLSDVLTKMQLPDTSLSDMVYEKGENLSDGEKQRLALARAMLRKGRLWLLDEPTSSLDYVTEHHVLKHLYAQAANDTLLLICHRLTGLEEMDQIVVMDQGKVVETGSYSELMGQKGYFYEMKKIEQQMIGEVGV
- the cydD gene encoding thiol reductant ABC exporter subunit CydD gives rise to the protein MNRRSSLISQQMSSQRKNMALLALISLALGTAIVSQAGLLAEAVQRVFVERASFSSVIILLGILLAVMAVRTLLSYGNGKVGLHMAATAKTNMRAAVLQKLTHASMPSTLRGQTGGKVSIALDAVDEADSYFSQYMPRMMEAAIIPILILVVTFTQHANTGFILLFTAPFIPLFMILVGLKTKNKSEEKYAQLAEFSGTFLDSLQGLVTLKIFGRAHRQQEKIERSSLSYRDATMGILKIAFTNTFMLESIVMLSIGIVALELAIQLLVFKSMTFHTAFLVLLLVPEFYNLLKNTGTAFHSGRTSMGAVRKVEQMLEETAGESKDANGNEGALTSDGIDEIDNMDRVDRISKLEHTYSGELSLPPSIVIDHLRFQYAPDLFELKTGRIQFNPGEHIAIVGKSGSGKTTLLHLIAGLLKPASGTVLVNESPLSQYAETAWFEHVSYITQHPYIFAGTFSENIAIGARGSVTRTEIERAGEEAGLTALTAQLEHGFDTFVGEGGRGLSGGEKQRLALARAFLKRPAIILFDEPTVGLDLHTERVLQRSIAKLAKKATMITVAHRLYTIQQADKILYMENGVLVDSGRHDELLERLPQYAEMVDVERKGGVSS
- a CDS encoding cytochrome d ubiquinol oxidase subunit II, producing MSYELIGISVLWLFLYGYLIIASIDFGAGFFAFYARLTKQDHLINRLISRYLSPVWEITNVFFIFFYIGIVGFFPDTAYYYGSALLVPGSIAVVLLAIRGSFYAFENYGSKKNIVYLFLYGATGLLIPASLSVALTLSEGGFILKQGETVSLDYWALFTNPLSWSIVGLAIVSVLFISGSFLTFYASRAEDHSALKLMRNYALFWSTPTIILALTAFIYLGQHNERHFQNMMDLWWLLALSVAFFMIAMWLLYNGRRYGLAFICIMLQFFTAFFAYGIGQYPYILDPYITIQSSATSPAMGLALVVVFIGGLCLLIPSLILVFKLFLFDADYVKGKK
- a CDS encoding cytochrome ubiquinol oxidase subunit I; protein product: MAIDTVLWSRLVTGLTLGFHVIFATIGVGIPLMIAIAEFIGIRKKDRHYTLMAKRWSRGFVISVAVGVVTGTAISLQLALVWPNFMKLAGNVIALPLFMEVFAFFFEAIFLGIYLYTWDRFKNPYIHWLLTIPIVFGAGMSAVFITTVNGFMNQPGGFVMEAGQFTAIDPVQAMLNTATFSKVFHVLSSAYLTGAALLAGIAAFAMLRKGVSAYHKKSLNLMMAVVLLFSLLNTLAGDVSAKFLAEHQPEKLAAAEWHFETGSGVDLVLMGWLNAEHEVLGALHLPKVLSFLAFGDFNAEVTGLEEFPKDEWPPLLVHYLFDLMAGIGFALLAISALYFLFVFWKKRNALNKWMLSIIALIAPLAFLAVELGWFYAEVGRQPWIIRGYMRVEEAATTSPNVRIIFFALLLLYIVLGSMCVIVLRRLFNNNPAEVEMEKWMKDHPNQSTEKGGTE